AAAAATCATTATTCACTTTCAGGACAAAGCGATATTCTTTCTCACTTTCAAAAACAGGATCTTTAAAAAACAGTTTTTTCTCGTTCATATAGTCCGATAATTCTTCTTTGAAATTGTTCATGAGTGGACTAAAATCACAATCTTCCGGCAATTGCTCCATTTTCTCATCAAAATTCATTATAAGTTTTTTAATATTTTCATAAAAAATTCTTTCCACTTCTTTTGGAGGGGCATAAAATATTTCGTTTGATACAATTTTAACCATTCCATTTGTAGAATTTGCCCACTTCGAGATAAATGTTTTAATATTATTAGCGTTTAGTCCAATGCTGTATCCTTGATATGCGCCGTTTTTTGCGTAGTATTTCCACATACTTATGCAATCAGAATTATTTGATGCACATAAAACGTAATAGCTATAACTTGGCGTTTTTTTTAATTTATAAGATTCTTCGCATGATTCAAAAAGCCACTCAATATCTATATCTTCGTATGATAATTTTTGCAATCTTTTTGAAAATTTATTATTAAAGAACCCTCCATCCCAAACGCTACGTTCCTTAGCAATTTTCTTAAATGCTTTTTTCACGGATTCGTTAGCATAAAACAATTCGTGTTTGTCATTAAGATATTGACAATCGGTAAACCAAAGTGTGTTATTTCCCAAAATATTAAGCGCTCCTTGCGGTGAGGTGTAATGATAAACTATGTTATTCATATTTTCCCACCTCTGTATTGAGCGTTAAATTTGAAACGAAGCAAAAATACTTCGCAAAAGATTTTTTGATTATATAAGAAAAAAAGAAACCAA
The DNA window shown above is from Chitinivibrionia bacterium and carries:
- a CDS encoding DUF2971 domain-containing protein — translated: MNNIVYHYTSPQGALNILGNNTLWFTDCQYLNDKHELFYANESVKKAFKKIAKERSVWDGGFFNNKFSKRLQKLSYEDIDIEWLFESCEESYKLKKTPSYSYYVLCASNNSDCISMWKYYAKNGAYQGYSIGLNANNIKTFISKWANSTNGMVKIVSNEIFYAPPKEVERIFYENIKKLIMNFDEKMEQLPEDCDFSPLMNNFKEELSDYMNEKKLFFKDPVFESEKEYRFVLKVNNDFFDENRYERNSNESKTSIKGNFRVGDSGIITPYVECTFSLAEREKVFTKITLAPMIEKEIAAKSFRRFLGSAAIDIVPSSVNMRF